ACGCCGCGAGCGCGCGCGGAATTCGGCGAGATCACCGGGGGAGCATAGCGCGCATAccgcggcgggggcggcgccTTTGATCTGAGGCCGCTCGGAATGCCAGCCCCGTTAAGGTGACAACAGGCTGCCGCGTTAAGCATTTTATCGCCGTGTCATCGcaacccgccacccccccccccccccccccccccccccccccccccccccccccccccgaacaaaTACCTGGGGGCCGACCTGGATCAGATAAGCCCCACGCCGTCTCCCCTTGCGTCGCGTTCATCGCCTCTGAACGCTGGGGTGGTCCTCACAGCCTGACTGGGGGCTGTGcctgtttcaaaataaaagtgtcTGCAGTTCGTCTCCGTGTTGTTTCCAGTGGTAACAGTGCGCATGGAGAGCTCTTTAACAGTCTAATGAGGGATTTGGTAACGGTTTACACATTTCTAAAGGGTTTAACACAGTGAACTGCAGTCCAGTTTTCAGGTTGAGTTTCAGGTTAGGATAGACGTTTTGGGCTGAACAAGGGCACACAGATGAATCGTACATGTCGCGCTGACGTACTGAAGTGTTTATTTAACGCAGATAATTGCGTGGAACAGCGCGCCAGGTCATGTAGCAGGCCAGATACCCTGGGGGTGGTCAAGCCCAGGCTTGACGCAGCGCTTGATGCACTCTTGACAGCAGCTAAAGCAGCTTGCCCGATGACCCGCTCTCGTCATCAGGCATTCTCACGTTCTCACACAAGGACTCTGACTCATtacgttcctctctctctctctctctctctctccctccctctctctctctctggaaccCAGGACCTGATGGCGCAGAGCGGCATCACCTACGTGCTGAACGCCAGCAACACCTGCCCCAAGCCCGACTTCATCTGCGAGAGCCACTTCATGCGCATTCCCGTCAACGACAACTACTGCGAGAAGCTGCTGCCCTGGCTGGAGAAGACCAACGACTTCATCGGTGAGGAGGCGCGCGTTAGCCACGCCCCAGAGGGCCGCTTAGCCGGCTCCTGTGTGGCCGTTCTGTAGACCACAGTGGAGATTTGACCTTAGGAGGTCAAAGCGAGCCGTTGGTCCTGCTTGTCCTTTGTGTCAGGACGTGTGTTCCTGCATGCTAACGCTCTGTACCCCTCCCTTCCAGACAAGGCCAAGGTGTCGAACTGCCGAGTCATCGTGCACTGCCTGGCGGGAATATCGCGCTCGGCCACCATCGCCATCGCTTACATCATGAAGACCATGGGCCTGTCGTCAGACGACGCCTACAGGTGAGCAATGACGACCAATGAGCTTCGGTCGTACATTCAGCTGAGACGAATGATTTAAGATGCATATGGTCGTATTGCCAGTGTCATTTAAAAACTCGcatttgtccaattactgtAATGCTGTGTTGATAAGTCCGTAAGGCTTTTGCATGAcattgataacatttttaatttacatttagcTCAGAAGTTTCAACTTCCTGTATTTGAAGTTACTCATGCAAAAGCTGCCTTTTCTAAGTAAGTAGAGGATATCAGTTAGCAATGAAGCCAGCTAGCGATCACCTCTGTATGAATTGCCAAGGCCTGACGTGCCAGTTGAAGAAGCAGCGGTTCTGAGACTCGTGTGTGTCTCTCCCCAGGTTTGTGAAGGACCGCCGACCCTCCATTTCTCCCAACTTCAACTTCCTGGGCCAGCTGCTGGAGTTTGAGAAGGGCCTGCGTCTGAGGAAGGCCCTGtctgcggggggcggggcgaggcccCCGACCGAGTGgcacgaggaggaggaggcggagcctaaGGCCCAGGATACCAGCACCAGCCCCGCCCAGGGAAGCGGCCACGCCCTGCGGGACCCGGAGGTACAGGAGGCGGAGCTAAAGCCGGCCTCGCCCACGTCGCTGCAGCAGGGCCTCAGCGGCCTGCACCTGTCCGCCGAGCGCATCCAGGACACCAACCGGCTCAAGCGCTCCTTCTCCCTGGACATCCGCTCGGCCTACGCCCCCGCCGGCtgccccctggccccgcccgccctGGCCGTCACCCCCGCCGACCAGGACTCGGAGGACGTGCCCAAGCTGTGCAAGCTGGACAGCCCGGAGGCCTGGCAGCGCCCCCCGGCGGGAGAGAGCCCGTGCCTGGCGGAGTCGCCCGGCTCGCTGGGGGAGACGCGAGCGCGGCAGCGGCGGAAAGGGAAGCCCGCGGGCAGCGCGGGCagctcccccacccacccgctcGGCCTCAGCCTGGGCCGCGGGGGCaccgggggcggggacgggggcggggtcatGCGCAAGAGCCCCAGCCTGGACGATAACCTGAAGGCCTCTCTCCTGCTGGCGCTGCccggcgtgggcgtgggcgtgggcaCGGGCGCCGTCTGGACCAAGCACAGGGACCCGGCGCAGGCCTCCACCCCCGGCACGCCCACGGGGGAGGCGCCCTGGTTCTTCGGCGTGGACCCGTCCcccggcggcggggggggcggtgcgCTTCGGGTCCGGCCCCGCCTACGTGGCGTTCGGctgcggcgggcgggcgggcggccgCGAGGGCGTGCGGCTGCGGGAGAAGCCCCAGGAGCGGCGGGACGGGCGGGGCAGCTGGCACGAGGACGCgcccggcgggggcggggccgccgaTAAACAGTTCAACCGGCGCAGCTGCCAGATGGAGTTCGAGGAGGGCATGTCGGAGTCGCGCTCCCGCGAGGAGCTGGGCAAGATCGGCAAGCAGTCCAGCTTCTCCGGCAGCATGGAGATCATCGAGGTGTCCTGACGCTCCGGCCCACTCCGGGGAGGGTGGGCGGGGTCTGggtgggaaggaggaggagctcGTTTCCTGTGCGTCTCCAGCGCGGTGACCCGCAGAAAGAGCGAAGCGGACTCGTGGGACGGCTCTGGCTGCGAAACGATGCACGGCGAGAGCGCCCCCATCAGGAAGCGCGCTGCGTTGCGGTTTGAGTTTCGGTGGCGCGGTTCCGTCAGCTTCCTGTCATGTGGCGGTGTGACGGACTCGGCCGCCCGGGGCCTGATGTGACTCTGACTCTGCCCTGCCCTCAGTGATGATACGTTCTGGTACTGAACAGATGCAATATTCTTAGTGAGGGAATCTCTACTCCCTTTATCCTCGCGTACATGAACTATGAAAGAGACATGCTGAACCACAGCACCCAACGCAATGGACACAGAGACTGCACATGAGTTCCGAATGAGcaaatgtgactgttttaccCACAGTGCACCTCCCAGTGTTAACGATGTCACGCCTGTGTGAGGTTCCAGATGCTGCAGATGTGCTCTGTGACGGGCGCTGCGTTGTTCTCAAGGTTTCTCCGACTCGAAGcgcgcactgagcatgctcagaaccGCTGACTGTCAAACAGACTgaaggacagacacacaggctgcGTCCAAACAGCACTAAGCTTTATATGTACGTGCATTAAGAATTTTACTgcaatttcaaatgtttttctccattatatttttaatttattttatctgttcatTCTGGCAAtgagaaataatataaatgtttgtggatttctttttagttttactgtatggtatttataaaacacaaacatgcacacacgtgatACACAACGGCAAGCAATACAAGGTGTTTctctcctgttttcatttttcctcttcttcGCCTATAAATATGTTCATCTGACAGTTGGTGCACCTTCCTcctggtttttaaaaacaaagtgaaTCCACCGCTCACAGATGTTCCCAAAGCCTGACGCGAGCTAGCGCACCCCCATGGTACAGCTGCTTCCTCCAGCCCCTCGTTAGCCTAAATGATTTCCCAAATGCAGGTTTTAACCGTGCATCTCTGCCCTTCTAGAATTTTCTGCTGAGCGTTGTTCAACTAAAGAAGCAGAGATGACAAAAATGCTACGATAccattattttgtattgtgtttaCAGCTTTTGAGACAATGGGGAGAGATCACAGGGATTTGGGATTGTTCTCACTCTTTAATTTGAATCCCTGTGTTTTTATTAACTTTAAGCTCAACAGGGTGAAACGGTAGGAGTCACAAAGCAAGCACTTCCTTGGGTTATGCATGGTTATTAGTGTAGTGTTGAGGTAGTGGTGTATTGATATACTGTAGGGGTGCCAGACCAGAAGTAAACTAGCCATGTAAACGAATGCAGTCATTAGTTCCGATTGGGCACCGACGTGTTGACACGTCACAGGCTTTTCAAAGAGCTTAGGGGCGATCTCAGGTACAAGGGGTGTACACAGTTCAGTCCGAAAGCTGTGACCATAGACGCTCATTTACACAGCGGGAACTGAGACCTTGTTTCTGAGACTCCAGGACTAAAAGGAATATGGCATTAAAACTGGGAAAAGAAATCTGGGTACATCTCTCTGCAGTACTTACATCATAttccttcccacaatgccttgccCTGTGTGAGCCACTGGAGAGGCAAAGTAAGCTCCCTTACACCATGCACCCTACACTGCACCTCCCAGGAACAGAAGCTACAGTGAAGTTTGGTGATCTCAGGGGATCTTCAGTGAGCCAAGCCCATTGCTGGGTAATCTGAACACATTAGCACAACATAGGTCCCGctgtccctttctctcgctctctttcgcatcctcttcctctcagaaggaataaaaaaatcacGAGGAAATGTTTGTTTGCGCAAACATGAGTGGTAATTGAGCACCTTGCGGTGGCCACATTTTAACTTTTACTTTGGTAGCTCTTCTCCATTGTGACCTTCGACCCCTTTGTGCTACTGTAAATTCAGACCTGGATtgactgtgttttcttttctgtgtgagacttttctctttcctctgaatatttttaaaatattgttattatttaaaaccTATGTAATGACAAGATGCAGGCTGTCCTGATGATTATAGTTGATGTTATTgatgttcattattattattattattattattattattattcataataataatatcttgtACATAGCAACGTATATAAAAATGGATGAATCTAGAaactttttaaaaggaaattcagATACCTTAGGCTGCTTGATGCAAAATACCTCAGGTTCAtttgaaaggctttttttctcccccttgtacttgttttgtgaaaatgaaaacagcaaatataagcaaaaaaaaaaaaaaagacttcctcTCTGTTGAATTTTTACCTTTAAACATGTCTgactacatttaaaaagaacatttttaagaaagcATACCGTTTTTTTTAGTGTACTAGTTACTATTTAAGGTAGCCAACTGagcatgtcataacacttacGCGTTGTTAAAAGCATGAAGGTATGGTCAATGACAGCACGTTCAGATTTGTTGTTTGCTGTAGTTTCTCAGTGCTGGCCCGTAACAGCACAGATTCTGTGTTGTCCTGCCAGTGTCACTTAGCTGTGATTTTTCATACCTCAGGCTTACACACTGAACCAGTGAAGGGAAGCCAATGAACCACAAGCTGTGGAACCGAAAGACATTTCAGgatttcagtgtgaaatgtgtgccCTTAAGGGTCAGCGGAGTGGACCTAGTGCACATTCAGACAGCAGGAAAACGAGAAGGGCTCTGAGACTATTGTTAATCTTCTGAAAGATTAATCCGTGATAATTTCACAGAATTCTTGGAGACTATTGTTAATCTTCTAAAAGATTAATCATTGAGAATAAAGTGGAATTAGAGAGGTGTTTACCCCAGAACAGTACACAACATCATGCCTCTCCTAGTCATGGTCAGGGACATGGTATATTTGTGGTGTacagaacacacatgcatgcacatgcacacgcaaaaacacgtacacccacacacacacattgttaaTTAGTCTTTTGACACCTTTTCATAAAGGATCCTTGTGCCTCTCATAGTCTATTACTGGGATAGACTCCacagttttctttttactttcaaACACACGtgtttttcacaaacacagtttggcgaGTTAATTTCAGTAGCCGTACTTCAcaaactgtgaagaaaaaaaaccctcttccATTTATCTGTAAATCAATGTTAAGGACCAATATCGAATGAATCCAGCCCTACTGTATGTGTCCCATGACAAGTCCCCTGTATAGAATCTCTGCATTGTTGCCAGCATTGTCCTTAAGCAAGGCTAATCCTGACAGAGGACAGGGCATCGCCTGTTACACAACACATAAGGagaagtacccccccccccccccccccccccaccttccaccTTCAACATGCTGTTCTCAGGAGTCCTGCAGGGCAGAGTTGGGAGGGGTATGAATCTCAGCAGGAGGAACCCGTCGTATTACACAAACAAAGACTGACCAGCTTTAACCCGGTCGCTCAATTTTCACTGCGGAGAGCAATgccttttcatttaattcattttagtcAATGATTTGCAGGGTTTTATTTTAAGGGATTCGCGAAACCTTGTGAAGCATGATCACCTCATAATTCGAATAGGTGATCAGATCCTTATTTCCTTGTGCTGTTGGGGGATTCCCATTGCTCCGGCATAATGCCGTTGATATTCTTACTTGCCGGTTTTTGCCCTCGAAAACAATAGATGTTTGTCTCTATTTCCTTGTTCCTCTTGTTTATAGTCCGGCAGTTAATTCCTCTGTGTCCTTTCTGCTAACCTAACTGGCCCAGGATCAATTTCCTCAACCCAAAACATACCCTTGAgaattatatgaaaaaaatcatcttTGTTCAGACTTGAGGATACGAACATATGTAGGACTTTATTGGTGAGGGATGACGAGCGTACACTGAGCaagatttgttaaacaaaggGATGTTTGCCTCCTCAAAATGGATGGTAAAGATGCGGTTGGTAAAATGCGTTTCAATTCAGTCTTCATATTCATCACACCATTAAACTCCTAAGgctttctgttttatatttgatCTTGTTGCACATTGGGCATTTACGGTAGTTGTTCAACGGTCGGTAAAAAGATGGCATCTATGGACTTCTTGCCACAAACTTAACTTATTGATTTGATCTTgcactttaaaaacatacattttgaaacaatGCGACTTCAAATTGCGATAAAAATGCAGGCTACAATTAAAGATAAAGTCTGTCTTCACCATGTGTGTCTCTGGGACAGAATAAACTTAGTGTACACGGCAGCTCATAAGTCTTGCTTTCAAACATTAACGGCATAAATACCGTCTTCCCCAaatacaatctcgaagattttacGAATCACAGAACCACGTATGAAGGAAGCCCATTCCTGTGAATTTAAATTCAGCTGCTCCGGCACGTAGTGCCATAAACCTCGGCCCTTTTCGCATTCAGTCCCGTATCGGGCCCATTAAGATAGCATTGTGCACTGCAGAATGGCTTTTGTGAGTGGCCTCAGGGGAATTCATCGCACGTAGAACCGCAAAACGCGCTGTCGTCACATTAGCGTCGGCATGTtcacattctttctttttagtCATTAGTGAAGACCCGCGGGCCGTGCGGGTGTTCCACTTGATCGTCTATTCCGCATCATTCGTTCACCCCTGATATTGGTCACGGACGATGAGAACCCCGGAGCTAGCCGCCTTATTGAGATGCGAATGCATGTGGACCGCGGTGGAGTcgtgtgagggtgtgcgtgcgagcgagcgtGCGTCTTTCTgggtgtttgcgtgcgtgcatgcgtgtcaGGCTTTGTGGTGCCTGGTCGTGGATAGGTCAGTCACGCTACACGGAACGAGGAAGAATGAATGAGCAGGACCCAAGGCAGTACTGAATGGCTTTCTCTTAAAAGCAGGAGGCAGGCTGTTATTTAAGGGAAGCCTTTATCATGGCAGTCGAATGTAGAGGATCAGAATGGCTCAGGCTGCTGTAGAAGCTATAGGCTGCAGGCTCAGGGTGACCTTGCTGCAGATTAAAACCTACTCCTGTCTGCTAATGCATCTTAGGTCTGGGTAGCCTACTGTGCAGAATTTGTTTAAACTCCTGTTTGTCCACAATCAATAACGCACCCGCCCCCTCTGTGGAACTCCTAGATCAGATGGTGCAacagcattaaatatttttaatgactgcTTAAGTACAAATTTGCTGACCTCCCCTTCAACAGCACTCATTTATTTCAGGTATGTTGGGTAATACTTTTTTGATTTAGTaatatcatatatattttttaatgatgttggATATGAACATGATTCATCACAGAATCTACAGTCAAGCTAATATACTGAAAAGCTAAAGAACTCAGATCTCCATATAGGTTGCATGTGCGTTCTGTGCCAGCAGTTATTAGTCTTAGAGTCtgagaatgcatgtgtgtttgattaCTTGATGTGGTTAtcttgtgtatgtgcgtgtgaataTGTGAGATagatgtgcatgtgcatttgggggggggggggggggggggggggtaatgtggAAGTAGAGCTGTTAGCAGGCTTAATGCCTAAAACAGGCCTAATACACGGAAAGTTACATAACTAAAGCTCTGCTTACACTAGCCAGAGTACAAGTATAACATGATTTCTTGCTTTACCCCTTTCCCCACATGAAGGTCATCATTACAGTTGCTCTGGCCTCCGCCCACTTCTCTTTTTTACCTCAGAAAGCAAATGAAAATCTTAAAACAGCCTACAATTTTATGGCAGTGGAGTTACACATTAAAATGGAGTTAATTCTCTGTGTTTATTACTGCAACTGCCTGGCGGCTGTTCATCAATCAGTCCGAACAAAACAAAGCTTCTCTCCGATGTTTCTTCCACTCTCATCACTGAATTTATAATCTATTTGATGATATTGCGTGCTTCGTCTGGTAATGACTGTTGTGGTTCTTCTTGTTTAACTGATGATGATATTAAGATGTGCTAGCAAGTCTGTGTGATTAATACTGTTTATGCAATGCTTGGAGTGCAGGGACCTGCATTTGGTAATTTGATGCTGCCATCTACTGTTAGCTCTTGAAACAATTCCTTGATAATGTTTCGTAACACAAGCTTATCCTCATTCTTTAAGACATTTGTTTTAAGTTGAGTTTCATATTAacatgtatgttttaatgtaatttaatttattaatgactGTGCATAAAATAGAATGCAATTTACAGATTATGTTGTCTATACtgtctgtcaaataaaataaataaattgcgtAAAAAGTCCAATCCAAATTTTATAAATAGAAATATCACAGAAAGGATGTTTAAATGGGAAGTGATCTTTTCATGAACTGGCTGTCCTTAAACAGACTTTGATCTAAACTGAAGAGTTTTATGTTTCTTAAGAAGCCTGTAATTGATTCACCATGGTAGTGCAGTGACTAGCACTGTCATCTGACAGCAAGAagggggcctttctgtgtggggtttgcatgttctccctgtgtacTTGTGGGTTTCTGCCGGGTACAGTCCAAAACATGCAGGAGGgtgattggagactctaaattacccataggtatgaatgtgtgagtgacaggtgtgtgggccctgtgatggatCGGCAAACTGTCCCGGTTGCATTCCTGCTTCTTGCCCACTGAATGCCGAGATAGGCTGAATGCTGGCACAGGCTGGGAGAGGTTTAAGAAAATTAGTGGATGGACGGATAGTTGGTTCCCATTCTCTCATTCATAAAACAATGccaaaataatgcaaattaaaatacgAGTGACATCTTTACTGCcaacaaaactgaataaaatgcaaaactcTAAACTTGCAATGCACACATTGTACTGGAAATCTGAGGGGAGACCATGATGCAATGTTTACCCAGGAAAGAGGCGAAGGAGAAACAGCAAGCGGCAGAGAATAAAGGACAGAGTGCTGACAATGGCAGGTGATTTGCTGACGGTGGAGCCGTGGTAAATCGAAGCCTTCCCGAGACAGGATGTCTGTGAGCGCGTATCCAATAACCTCTCATATGCAGCTCTACGAGTGCGCGGGGTTCGCATTAGGATCGTTCCGGGCTAATGCGCGATATTCCGCAATGTTCCGCGGCATTCTGCGCCATTAATTTTCATGACATTTACTGTGGCATctcacatttacatacattgcattgcatttatttattttgcagaagcTTTTAGCCAGAGTGACATCCATGGCCATTAATGCAAACAACACAGAGCCCAAACAACTGGAATAACAAGAAGTACCACGACAGAAGACACAATCACGCtatagatcttttttttaaagtatgattAAATGCAGCTACTAGAGGACTGACATCACTGaagggcacccccccccccccccactgtgtgACATAAGTAAGATAGCAGACATGACTAATgtgcataaaatgcatttcttcatttaatttgtctctttctctctcgcacacaca
This region of Anguilla anguilla isolate fAngAng1 chromosome 5, fAngAng1.pri, whole genome shotgun sequence genomic DNA includes:
- the dusp8a gene encoding LOW QUALITY PROTEIN: dual specificity protein phosphatase 8a (The sequence of the model RefSeq protein was modified relative to this genomic sequence to represent the inferred CDS: inserted 2 bases in 1 codon) — its product is MPRAPDLHRSHVCDPFSSPSPPRDPSVTPPSTATMAGEKERGRRKAMDAQRLAALLQRGAGRALVIDSRTFSEYNALHVLSSVNVCCSKLVKRRLQQDKVSVTELLQPNSKAKVNLCRKQEVVVYDQSTKDASLLSKDSFLSILLGKLEGSFQQVFLLTGGFAAFSSCFPGLCEGKPATILPMSLSQPCLPVANVGPTRILPHLYLGSQKDVLNKDLMAQSGITYVLNASNTCPKPDFICESHFMRIPVNDNYCEKLLPWLEKTNDFIDKAKVSNCRVIVHCLAGISRSATIAIAYIMKTMGLSSDDAYRFVKDRRPSISPNFNFLGQLLEFEKGLRLRKALSAGGGARPPTEWHEEEEAEPKAQDTSTSPAQGSGHALRDPEVQEAELKPASPTSLQQGLSGLHLSAERIQDTNRLKRSFSLDIRSAYAPAGCPLAPPALAVTPADQDSEDVPKLCKLDSPEAWQRPPAGESPCLAESPGSLGETRARQRRKGKPAGSAGSSPTHPLGLSLGRGGTGGGDGGGVMRKSPSLDDNLKASLLLALPGVGVGVGTGAVWTKHRDPAQASTPGTPTGEAPWFFGVDPSPGGGGGGXRFGSGPAYVAFGCGGRAGGREGVRLREKPQERRDGRGSWHEDAPGGGGAADKQFNRRSCQMEFEEGMSESRSREELGKIGKQSSFSGSMEIIEVS